One genomic segment of Agromyces intestinalis includes these proteins:
- a CDS encoding ABC transporter permease: MSTLLPLLRQRARRDRLQLALWIVGTALLAYASVGAVFDTYGSEDDRRDILSVAIATRTILIFRGTPNGVDDGAFAFFLIYAWLALMGGLMSTFLAVRHTRMEEEQGRTELVSATPAGRVLPTVATVVHGVLANVLLGAAVALAFISNGLDVTGSLVTGAAMTAPGLAFLAFGLFAAQLFRTSRGANSLSVAFVLAAYLLRGIGDAAGTPADDLLHVTPAWPSWLSPIGYGQFTGAFVENDLVPLLVPIGFAVLVTAGVFRLQSVRDQGASLLPGRVGRSDARAGLSSSSGLAWRLNISILAAWTVGGIATGLLATSLSSIIGEVAGDTPQVAETLKAMIGDDATLEQAFVATFYGLVGILAACCAVQVGVRARQEEVRGTAELVLAAPVPRVRWLLEYWVVGVIVIVVVLTASALAGLVGAVGASDAAALVPNVLEAATAQLPACLVFLGVTLLVFAYLPQATVPIGWAFVGLGAILGLFGPILGLPEWLVDLSPFAHSPVPAGDDTDWSGGWWLLGIGLVASALAVWSMRRRELATGG; encoded by the coding sequence GTGAGCACCTTGCTCCCGCTGCTTCGGCAGCGCGCCCGCCGCGACCGCCTGCAGCTCGCGCTCTGGATCGTCGGCACGGCGCTGCTCGCCTATGCGTCGGTCGGCGCGGTCTTCGACACCTACGGCTCGGAGGACGATCGCCGCGACATCCTCAGCGTCGCGATCGCGACCCGCACCATCCTGATCTTCCGCGGCACGCCCAACGGCGTCGATGACGGTGCGTTCGCCTTCTTCCTGATCTACGCGTGGCTGGCGCTCATGGGCGGGCTCATGAGCACGTTCCTCGCCGTGCGCCACACCCGCATGGAGGAGGAGCAGGGCCGCACCGAGCTGGTCTCGGCCACGCCCGCCGGGCGCGTGCTGCCGACCGTGGCGACCGTCGTGCACGGCGTACTCGCCAACGTGCTGCTCGGCGCCGCGGTCGCGCTCGCGTTCATCTCGAACGGGTTGGATGTCACGGGCTCGCTCGTGACCGGAGCCGCCATGACCGCGCCGGGGCTGGCATTCCTCGCCTTCGGGCTGTTCGCCGCGCAGCTGTTCCGCACCTCGCGCGGGGCGAACAGCCTCTCGGTCGCGTTCGTGCTCGCCGCCTACCTGCTGCGCGGCATCGGCGACGCCGCCGGCACGCCCGCCGACGACCTGCTGCACGTCACGCCCGCATGGCCGAGTTGGCTGTCGCCGATCGGGTACGGGCAGTTCACCGGCGCGTTCGTCGAGAACGACCTCGTGCCGCTGCTCGTGCCGATCGGGTTCGCCGTGCTCGTCACCGCGGGCGTCTTCCGGCTGCAGTCGGTGCGCGACCAGGGGGCGAGCCTGCTGCCCGGCCGGGTCGGCCGGTCCGATGCGCGGGCCGGCCTGTCGAGCTCGTCCGGGCTGGCGTGGCGGCTGAACATCTCGATTCTCGCCGCGTGGACCGTCGGCGGCATCGCGACCGGCCTGCTCGCCACATCGCTGTCGTCGATCATCGGCGAGGTCGCGGGCGACACCCCCCAGGTCGCCGAGACGCTGAAAGCGATGATCGGCGACGACGCGACCCTCGAGCAGGCGTTCGTCGCGACGTTCTACGGGCTGGTCGGCATCCTCGCCGCGTGCTGCGCAGTACAGGTCGGCGTCCGCGCCCGGCAGGAGGAAGTCCGCGGCACCGCCGAGCTGGTCCTGGCGGCACCCGTACCGCGGGTGCGGTGGCTGCTCGAGTACTGGGTCGTCGGGGTGATCGTGATCGTCGTCGTGCTGACCGCGTCGGCCCTCGCCGGCCTCGTGGGCGCGGTGGGCGCGAGCGACGCCGCCGCCCTCGTACCGAACGTTCTCGAGGCCGCCACCGCTCAGTTGCCCGCCTGCCTGGTGTTCCTCGGCGTCACGCTGCTCGTCTTCGCCTACCTGCCGCAGGCGACCGTCCCGATCGGGTGGGCGTTCGTCGGACTCGGCGCGATCCTCGGATTGTTCGGCCCGATCCTCGGGTTGCCCGAATGGCTCGTCGACCTCTCGCCGTTCGCGCACTCACCCGTGCCCGCGGGCGACGACACCGACTGGTCGGGCGGGTGGTGGCTTCTCGGCATCGGCTTGGTCGCGAGTGCGCTCGCGGTCTGGTCGATGCGGCGGCGCGAGCTCGCGACGGGCGGGTGA